Proteins found in one Labrus bergylta chromosome 8, fLabBer1.1, whole genome shotgun sequence genomic segment:
- the si:dkey-30e9.6 gene encoding putative uncharacterized protein C7orf78 — MAPYSLLPPLTSIRFEDKVHFSASQHLSFSRSKWFASPETESEGDVWSTKPPDFSVKLYRSLTVPQKKERKEDSSPAVPPLGVTKRRIGVLLPTLLNQSYQRKDEPLEFITSHRPPDALESELMFVRTGKYPSGPYKNPKPHDFRPLDEDLPDIVTTFQRDPGNLNLKLRHLDIIRTIRSESGCCIRGNKTKMDTFKPPEPKWDARLVLPQTPYPPKSASYTRHRRRRGAYSAFLDRVEDKLSRSWKNKS, encoded by the exons ATGGCTCCGTATAGTTTGTTGCCTCCACTGACCTCAATCCGCTTTGAAGATAAGGTCCATTTCTCTGCGAGTCAGCATCTCTCTTTTTCAAGAAGCAAATGGTTTGCTTCCCCAGAGACTGAGAGCGAAGGCGACGTGTGGAGCACCAAGCCACCGGATTTCTCTGTGAAACTGTACAGATCTCTGACAGTCcctcaaaagaaagaaagaaaagaagattcAAGTCCAGCTGTACCTCCGCTTGGTGTAACAAAAAGGAGAATCGGGGTACTTTTACCAACATTATTAAATCAGAGTTACCAGAGGAAAGACGAGCCTCTGGAGTTCATCACATCACACAGGCCTCCTGATGCTCTGGAATCTGAGCTGATGTTTGTCAGGACGGGGAAGTATCCTTCTGGGCCGTACAAGAACCCCAAACCACATGACTTCAGACCG CTGGATGAGGACCTTCCTGACATTGTGACAACATTTCAGAGAGACCCTGGTAACCTGAACTTAAAGTTACGGCACCTGGACATTA ttcGGACCATCAGATCTGAGTCAGGCTGCTGTATAAGAGGCAACAAGACAAAGATGGACACCTTTAAGCCTCCAGAGCCCAAATGGGATGCAAGGCTCGTACTGCCTCAGACGCCCTACCCTCCAAAATCGGCTTCCTACACT AGACACCGACGAAGACGAGGAGCGTACAGTGCTTTCTTGGACCGCGTGGAGGACAAACTTTCAAGATcctggaaaaataaatcatga